Part of the Perognathus longimembris pacificus isolate PPM17 chromosome 1, ASM2315922v1, whole genome shotgun sequence genome, ACTTTACAAATAGATATACAGAAggctgtttatttttctcttctcttggaGATCCTGGGTTGGATATGCTTTTTCTCATTTCTGCTCCCTTTTCCCAGGCGGGGGTCCCAAAGACTGCCAGGACTCGGGGTGGGGAATGTCTGTTAACGGATAGGGGAAGGCTTCGGGGGGCATCAGTTCGAgctcgagcccccccccccccaatcggAACTGGAAGCTATCCAGTGAAATATGGGCGTTTTGCTCTAAGGGCTGCCCCCATCCCCAAGGTTCTGAGAGGCTCCAGGCAACCCCCTGTTTCATGGAACATGTTCCTCCCGGCGCGGCCTGCCTGCAGCAAAGCTCCAAATTGGCAACTTGGGTTTCGAATCTGCCTTTTTTGTTTCTCGTAGTCCTACATTTTCCAAAGCAGGAAAGGAACGAGTGACTAAAAATGCAAATCGCAGCGGGGGCGTCCACAAATCGCAGCGGGGGCGTCCACAGGCGGGACCCTGGAGCCCCGGCGTCGTGCTGGGGGACGCCAGGACCTTAGGCGCCCAAGCTCCTTCAGAGTGGGCGCAACGCAGGACCGGCCGCGGTCCCCGCTTCCGCCTCGCGGGCAGCGGCGGGACAAAGCGCGGCCTCTTTTCCGCTGGGGTCggtggggggtgaggaggggaggccGGATCAGGACCCGCGCCTTCCGGCCACAGCCCCACCGCCCGTCTGGGGCACACAGGTGGTTTTCCGCTCGGGAGGAGCCGGCCTCGGCACTTTTATGTAACAATAGAGCTCTGCACGCCGGGAAAGCGCCTCCCCgccgccgcggcccccgcccggccccaccTCCATCCGGCTTCCAGTCCGCCCGGCCAGCTCCGCGGCGCCACGGCACCGAGCTGGACGCAGCTCGCTGGCCAACAGCACCTTGCCAAGTTCCTTGCGGGCCTTGCAGGGCAACACGGGCGTCCCCCTGCAACTCTCCGCCCCAGGCGTGGGCCAAAAGGTCGCGACAATCACTCCCGGCCTTCCTTCCACCTGCTTTAGGACTATCCAAGGGAGCTCAGACCCACAAAGCTGCTCACAGGGTCGTGCAAGGGCCCGCGCCCTCCTCCCCGCGCGCAAGCGCCTGTGGGGCTTCTGAAGGGTGGACAGGATAGTGGGGTTTGCATAGGAAGGCACCCCACTGACATGCCTCGCTGTCTACAGTAGCCAATCACCGAGCCAGCCTGCTGAGCGTCCCCCCTCTCCCTCAGTGTGCAGGCCAAGCGGGGCGACTACCCCAGTCTTCAGGTGGTGGGGACTGCGGGGGTGCCTCGTCGCACCCCAGGGCTCCTAGTCCAGGAAGCCTTGCCAGACTTGCTCCTTGCCCAGAAGTCATTAAGGAGCGCGACTCCCCCGGCGCGCAGTGGGTGACCGCGAGGCGGGGGTGACTTAGACCTCCGGAACAATGGCACATCATTCCCCACGCTGCCCAAGTGCAATAAAAAGCATTCAACTATCCAacgactcccccctcccccccccactctcttttttttttttcttaactattgagaaaagaaaaacactcctATTTTTCTGGATAACCAGACGTTTGTTTGgttgcttttaaaaatgtttaaacaaaaTCGTGGCTTGTTTCGAAAGATGTTGGATTAGCATTTAACACATCGTCGGGTCACTAAAGCCCAGGCGGTTCACCCAGTCCCAACACAGCTTCGCTTAAAAGAACATCAGAGCAAACAGAACAGGGCTTTTAAAACAGGCAAACAAATGCCACACACTGCCTAAAGGAGGGCCGGGAGGGGTTAAGGAGGATTGGATCCAAGTGAGTTTGAAgggaataaaaagggaaaaagaacaagTTTTCCTCAAGCTAGCTTGAGAGCACAAGCGTCGCGAACGAAGGCTTTTGTGCATGCTAATTGCTCCATTTGTGCGCAAAAGTTCCGACGCGAAGTGTGAACTCTCAACAGAAGGAAACATGAGACACTGAAGTGCCCTGGTTTTTGTGGcctgctcctcctccaccaccgcctcctcttctttctccttcctcccgccGAGCCCGCTGTTGCAGCTTGTTTGCACTGGGGCTTATCCGGAGCGGAAATTCCTTTCCGTTTTTGTGAATGACAAACTCATTAACAATTCATCAACACAACCTGTTCCAGCCGGCCCGTCCCCACGGCAACAGCCCCTTCCGCAGCGCGCTCATTGGCTGGCCGAGAGAATGTATCCATTGAGACGCTCGCTGTTTGTATCCATTGAGGAGCTGCCTCGCGCTGGGGGTGTGCTCGAGCTGAGTGAGTCCTAGGAACAAATCCAGGTTTGAATAATCCGGAGAGAAAGACAGCGGGGTAGATTTGAGGTGCAGCCTTGGAGGGAGGGATTAAGAGCCGCTGgggattttgtgtttgtttgttgtttttttttcccttcctctctcagtGGCTTAGAGTCCGAATTAATTGGATTTCATTCACTGGGGAGGAACAAAACTGAGCAGCTTCATTGAGGGACGTTCATTGACTCCTAGAGCGAACGGCTGCAGCCGGTGCATTGGGACCGCCGGCTTCCCTCCGCTAGGGTAAGGCGAGGCGGTATTAGATCCCGCCCGGAGAGCGGCGGCTTGGTGCAGCGGCGCGCTCAGCCTATGCCTGCCCGGAGGGGCGTCTGGTAGGCAATCCGCCCTCGTTCCGCAGCCTCGACCCCCATGATAGATACGCTCAGACCCGTGCCCTTCGCGTCGGAAATGGCGATCAGCAAGACCGTGGCGTGGCTCAACGAGCAGCTGGAACTGGGCAACGAGCGGCTACTGCTGATGGACTGCCGACCCCAAGAACTGTACGAGTCGTCGCACATCGAATCGGCCATCAACGTGGCCATCCCGGGCATCATGCTGCGGCGCCTGCAGAAGGGCAATCTGCCGGTGCGCGCACTCTTCACGCGCGGCGAGGACCGGGACCGCTTTACCCGGCGCTGCGGCACCGACACGGTGGTGCTGTACGACGAGAACAGCAGCGACTGGAACGAGAACACGAGCGGCGAGTCTGTGCTCGGGCTGCTGCTCAAGAAGCTCAAGGACGAGGGCTGCCGGGCTTTCTACCTGGAAGGTACGCGCGCCGGGGCAGGGCGAGGGTGCAGGGCCGGGGGCTTGGAAATGATggttacttccccccccccccgggccgctTCTGAGTAAGTCATGGGCTTGTGGCCGGCGAGGTAGTTGGAGCTTTCCACTCGGGAGGACTGGGCCCGCGTGGTATCCTCCCAGCACCCCTAGTTTATCTTCAATCTTGGGTTTTCAAACCCAGAATATCCTCTTACtgctgttcaatttttttttttttagtttaacatTTGTAGAACCAAAGACATTGTTGGGGGGTGATGGAGATTGGCACTTGCTAGGCACCCCCTCTTCCAAATATTCAGCAAAGTTGCCATTTTGTGCGTTTCCGCACTTAAAAAGAATTAAGTGTTTCCCCGGGGAAGCGGCCCCCATTGGTTACATTTTCGAATGTGCATATTCAATTGTATTTCTCTTTTATGTCCTGGGCACCCATGATGGTGAGGGGGTCTTGGTTGTTTCCTGTACCCAGCTGCGGATCTCACAAGCTGTGAAAATTACTACGGCTTCTCGGGTTACAAGATTGCTTTTCTTGTTCTGGCAGGTGGCTTCAGTAAGTTCCAAGCGGAGTTTGCCCTGCACTGCGAGACCAATCTAGACGGGTCATGTAGCAGTAGCTCGCCTCCACTGCCAGTGTTGGGGCTCGGAGGCCTGCGGATCAGCTCCGACTCTTCCTCAGACATCGAGTCTGACCTTGACCGAGACCCCAATAGTGCAACGGACTCGGATGGCAGCCCGCTGTCCAACAGCCAGCCTTCCTTCCCTGTGGAGATCTTGCCCTTCCTATACTTGGGTTGTGCCAAGGACTCTACCAACTTGGACGTGTTGGAGGAATTCGGCATCAAGTACATCTTGAATGTCACCCCCAACTTACCCAATCTCTTTGAGAACGCAGGAGAATTCAAATACAAGCAAATTCCGATCTCGGATCACTGGAGCCAAAACTTGTCCCAGTTCTTCCCTGAGGCCATTTCTTTCATAGGTGAGACTTAACAGTCTTTGCTTTGACTTTAAATGCAAAAAGCCTAGCCATTCCGAGTTTCAGCTGTAAACCATTCCAGTTGCTTGCTAATTTGTTAAGACTGCaggtctctaatttttttttggaaggTCCCTAAATTCAGGTgtgctaagaaaaaaatgtttggatGTAGCTGGAGGCCACAGGTGTATTTGAAACATGGTTTCCACCCCCTGTAAAACTTAGTCATTTGAAAAGAGGACAAGAGTTCACAAAGCAgatccccctttcctccccagtCCACTAGAGGTGGCCTTGCAAACAATAATCAGCATTATAAtggctttataatttttaaagatctAGAAGTTATTCTAGGACACCCAAGTTCGTTGTTGGAAAGCTGCATGAATGTTCACTGTTATCCAGTCAGAATGATAGTGTGATACTGGTAACTGAGTCTGGGTAACCCGATCACAGCAGGAAGAAGTGTGGGCTGGAAGCCTGAGAGAAGTGAATCTCCAGGCATTGTAGTGCATTTCCTATTACAAAGGAACTCATTTTCAGGCCATGTCGACATCCTGTTCCTCCTAATGGGCTGTCCCCTGtgacttccctctctcttttaaaatGCCTGAATACCTCCATTGTTAGCAGCACAACAGTTGGAGAATAATTTAATAGACCCTTGCAGTCTGCTTGTCTGTACAAAGTGCATTCCCCACCACATTGCAGGCTTCTGGTATTCACAAGCTGAAGCAAAGAATGCACACATtaagaatttttttgttgttggtaaaGGCTTAATACAAAAGCTCCCTTTTCAGAAAATATCTGAAATATGCAATTGTGTCCAGTGTACATGTTTAtcatgaatatatttttcttatgcCTTCAGCATCTCCTTTAATTCAGATTTTAGGCTGATCATTCACAAAGAGTTTTCAGTCTAATGAAATCTTGCTTCTCTTTTGTTTACAGATGAAGCCCGGGGCAAAAACTGTGGTGTCTTGGTGCATTGCTTGGCGGGCATCAGCCGCTCAGTCACTGTGACCGTGGCTTATCTTATGCAGAAGCTCAATCTCTCCATGAATGATGCTTATGACATTGTCAAGATGAAGAAATCCAACATCTCCCCTAACTTCAACTTCATGGGCCAGTTGCTAGACTTCGAGAGGACCCTGGGACTCAGCAGCCCCTGTGACAACCGGGTGCCAGCACAGCAGCTCTACTTCACCACCCCTTCCAACCAGAATGTGTACCAGGTGGACTCCCTACAGTCCACGTGAAAGGCACCACACCTGTCCTTGCTGGGAGTTTCCAATTCCTTCAGTAGTTTCTCTTGGCAGCACTAGCTGGGCTGCTTTCTTTGTGTGGCCGCAGGTGTCAAAATGTCACCAGCTGTCTGTATTAGACAGGGTTACCAAGTGTGGAATTGGTTATTTACAAAGAGAGATTTGCTCCATTCTCTATGGAAGAACAGGACATGCTGCCCGGATACAGACAGTAGGTTTGCTCTGCACCCAAGTGTACAGCCTACCCTGTGCTGGGACTGGAATTCAGGACTTCCAGGTACATAGGGTAGGACCAAATGGTAGGGTTTAGAAGCATGTGTTCTGTAGGGCCTTGTATGGCTGTTTCCTTTTGCATCTGGAATTACCTATATTGTCTTCAATGAAGACTGATTCAACTTTGCATTTAGTGGAGCCAAAGAGAGATTTCAGCTCTGTATTTGTAGTATCAGTTTGGAAAGGAAAAACTGATACTCCATTTGATTATTGTAAATATTTGATCTTCAATCACTTGGCAGTATTTggactgtgttgttgttttgtttttttttcctttggggttAGAAGAAATCCAAAGGGAGAAAAGCAGTATGCCACATCTTAAGACAaaatacagggggaaaaaaggaatttttttttttctcttttctaatccAAAGGGTTACTTGCAAGCATGCACGACTTATACCAACCAGTTCTGAGAACATTTTCATGGACATATTATCACTAAGAACTTGTTATGGTGCAGTCTAAAGTTTTTTCACATATATGAAGTCTgatcattgtgatttttttctcttaatgtaGTTTAACTATGCCTTACCTTTGTATATACTTTGACTTGTGTTGTGTCAATCAAAAGGGGGGTTATCTTGGAAAGACACCAAAATCATgggctcaccttttttttttttaacttcagctgTGCTAAACAGTATATTACCTCTGTACAAAAATTCTTCAGGGAGTGTCATCTCAAATGCAATACTTTGGGTTGGTTCCTTTCCTTTTTAGAAAGAATTTGTATAAaactggaagtgtgtgtgtgagcatgggtATCCAAATTTGGTAGGTGGGATGCATCTGATTGTGGATAAGAGAGTTGCTCCAGATGTTCGTGGTGTAAAGTTTTGAGCTGGAATTTATTATAAGAATGTAAAACcttaaattattaataaataactATTTTGGCTATTAAGTGTCTGCTGTCTTCTAAAAATTCTTCAGTTGTACCTCTATGAGTATAAACAGTCCTGTATACACACAACACTTTCTATGAGTATAGATGGGGCCTATTTAGTGTCATGCCCCTTCCCCATAGTATATACCTTACTGAGCTATAAGATTTGCACATTCATGAATAGCTAGTTTTAAAACTGCCAGAATAACAAGGTGATAACCACCTGTTCATCTCTCTGCCCTTCACCTTCAAGATCATCTTCAGTAAGTGCTTAATAACTtgctctagtattttttttttttgtttgtttgtgtttttttgccagtcctggggcttggactcaggccttagtactgtccctggcttctttttgctcaaggctagcactctgccacttgagccacagcgccacttctggccattttctgtatatgtggtgctggggaattgaacccagggcttcaggtataagaggcaagcactctttgccactaggccatatccccagcccctctagtatGTTTTTGTGCTTAATTAGTAGCGAATGCAGATCAGGAGCCCTTAATGAGATGATTTTGAGTAGTTTTCTTGAAAGCTAAAGGCTTTTAACGTCatgccatcttcctctcttaaCCTAAGTATAAGAATCACAAAAGGTAAAGTTGGGAATACAGGATCAAAAGTGATAGAACACAAAACTGGGGCTCTGGACATGaactcattctctgaggagaaagATTTTCACCCACCAGACACATTGGGAAATGGCAATTGAACTATTTAGTAGAGTACAATTTTGGAGGCAAGTTAACTCCACCTTATAGTGATTGCCTAAAATGAATGACTTTTAAAGCAACTTCACTATAGAAGCAAGTTAATGGCAAATTAACTGCCAAATAACCAAAATTAGTCTTGGTATCTGGGTTTCCCAAGTCAGCAGGAGCACAGGAGAAGGTTGCACTTCAACTTGGCTCCTGTTAATCCGGTTCTGAACAGTTTCCGCTCCTGGCATTCCCTAAACTGCCTGTTCAAAGTAGGGATTTGTAAGCAGCCTTAGCAATTTCCTGTccagctgcagctcaagtagctGGGTgcctttcccccctctctttgatttcttttttcctatatGTATGTAATGTACATATACGTGCACACAAGTAATTTTAGTGCATTTCTCTTGGTGGACTATCATTTTTTTGTTCCTCCTCAAACCTGCATATACTGAGTTCCTACTGCTGTGTCTGAGGGGAGCAGCTGGCCTCCCCTACACTTCCTCTCACAGCTCACTGTGGGTTGGTTGTTTGTCAGTCCACTTCTGAAATTAATAATGTTTTCTGGCCAAATGCCACAAGCCATTACCACAAAGGGGAAGTAACACATATGAATAGCAGGAAGCCAGGCAGGGTCACAGTGTGGAGGGAACATAATTGAGGCCTTGGCCATTCAGCAAGTGTCTTGGTGATTTGGAGAGAGGGAACCTGAAGCATTTAAGCAACTCAAGctgtgaggcaaaaaaaaaaaaaaaaaaagtttccaataAGTTGGGAGCAAATGGTTTTGTCACCACCAGTCGTTATAAAAGACTATGCAAGTAGAGTGTAGGGCTCCTATAAATGTCCAAAGTTTGGGGTTTCTCCCCGTCTGCTGGCGTATTGTTTCAGAAGGCTGGTGGACACAGGGGGCCTGTTTGCCTCTGTTCCCACAAAAAGACTCATATTAAAAgagtgggtatttttttttaatggttcacACAGGCTTAAAGATTCAAAGAgctattctctttctttccttttcttctctgaaagGTGGAAGGTTGTAACTGACAGcatgccttcccccctcccccccccccaacttccctcctgcctctcccagcctgcacctccctttctcctccaccACACCAGGGCTCTTCGGGGCTCCTTTGTGCTTGCGAGGAGGCGCCTGAAGGCGATCATTTCGCATCTTGGAGCTGCGCTGGCTTCCTGAATGGAGCCCGCGCGGTTACTAGGGCAACCTTTCCCAGCAGCTGCAACTCCACAGCACCCGCCCCCCCTCGCCCCACCTGCTGTCCCCATTAGTGGCTGCCTCGGAGAAAGCGGCTACCTTTCCTAGTTTTTTTgcgggggtaggggtgggggttggCTGGGACTTGGGGAGAGGAGGTTGTCTGCAGGTTTTGTGCGAGCTGCAGGAAACTTCACAGGCTAGCCTGCAGA contains:
- the Dusp6 gene encoding dual specificity protein phosphatase 6, which encodes MIDTLRPVPFASEMAISKTVAWLNEQLELGNERLLLMDCRPQELYESSHIESAINVAIPGIMLRRLQKGNLPVRALFTRGEDRDRFTRRCGTDTVVLYDENSSDWNENTSGESVLGLLLKKLKDEGCRAFYLEGGFSKFQAEFALHCETNLDGSCSSSSPPLPVLGLGGLRISSDSSSDIESDLDRDPNSATDSDGSPLSNSQPSFPVEILPFLYLGCAKDSTNLDVLEEFGIKYILNVTPNLPNLFENAGEFKYKQIPISDHWSQNLSQFFPEAISFIDEARGKNCGVLVHCLAGISRSVTVTVAYLMQKLNLSMNDAYDIVKMKKSNISPNFNFMGQLLDFERTLGLSSPCDNRVPAQQLYFTTPSNQNVYQVDSLQST